A single Microbacterium protaetiae DNA region contains:
- a CDS encoding MFS transporter has protein sequence MSPPDLEQLRDVPPFRRDYLAHAWIVMRGISDAGDAIWSVALAWTAVQVTTPALAGLVVAAGSVPRALALLFGGVLADRLNARKLMVLFNIVRTIVLVAVAIWCALNVPSVVILLLAALAFGICDAFYEPAAGTISRQMVRKADLPTYGAAMQTSARLGGMFGSAVGGVIVAQIGMSGSASLDAVSFAIVVAFIAIWLRPRFELPRAARESVLRGITSGFRHLRDVPATRTLVIALASLNLAAAPAMGIGVALRATAEGWGAEAVGWFGAFAGVGATVGAAIVMKWRPRREAFAGFWAFSTQGVAIIAVGLGPLWLVIAAGVVIGFGAGFGSVLLGATFAGTTDPSYLGRMGSIISIGDDSLRPLTMALFGILASTTALWVPFVVYGLAITALITVLLSNRQLRTLSLKDPPPE, from the coding sequence GTGTCGCCGCCGGATCTCGAGCAGTTGCGCGATGTGCCACCGTTTCGCCGCGACTATCTCGCGCACGCGTGGATTGTCATGCGGGGCATCTCGGACGCCGGCGACGCGATCTGGTCCGTTGCGCTGGCCTGGACCGCCGTCCAGGTGACGACGCCCGCATTGGCGGGACTGGTTGTGGCGGCTGGCTCGGTGCCGCGTGCGTTGGCGTTGCTGTTCGGCGGTGTGCTCGCCGATCGGCTCAACGCCCGCAAGCTCATGGTGCTGTTCAACATCGTCCGCACCATCGTGCTCGTCGCGGTAGCGATCTGGTGTGCGCTCAACGTGCCGTCGGTCGTCATCCTGCTGCTGGCCGCTCTGGCCTTCGGTATCTGTGACGCGTTCTACGAGCCGGCCGCGGGGACGATTTCACGGCAGATGGTCCGCAAAGCAGATCTGCCCACGTACGGCGCGGCCATGCAGACGTCGGCCCGGCTCGGCGGCATGTTCGGCTCTGCCGTTGGCGGTGTGATCGTCGCGCAGATCGGGATGTCGGGCTCGGCGTCGTTGGATGCCGTCTCGTTCGCGATCGTCGTCGCGTTCATCGCGATCTGGTTGCGCCCGCGCTTCGAATTGCCCCGCGCCGCACGGGAATCGGTGTTGCGCGGCATAACGTCGGGTTTCCGGCATCTTCGCGACGTTCCCGCCACCCGTACGCTCGTGATCGCCCTGGCCAGCCTGAATCTGGCCGCCGCTCCGGCGATGGGCATCGGCGTCGCACTGCGGGCGACGGCAGAAGGGTGGGGCGCCGAAGCCGTCGGCTGGTTCGGCGCGTTCGCCGGCGTTGGTGCAACCGTCGGGGCTGCGATCGTGATGAAGTGGCGTCCGCGTCGCGAGGCGTTCGCCGGGTTCTGGGCGTTCAGCACGCAGGGCGTCGCGATCATCGCGGTCGGCCTGGGGCCGTTGTGGCTGGTCATCGCGGCGGGCGTCGTCATCGGTTTCGGCGCCGGGTTCGGGTCCGTGCTGCTGGGCGCGACCTTCGCCGGCACGACCGACCCGAGCTACCTCGGCCGGATGGGCTCGATCATCAGCATCGGCGACGACAGCCTGCGTCCCCTGACGATGGCGCTGTTCGGCATCCTCGCATCCACCACCGCGCTCTGGGTCCCCTTCGTCGTCTATGGCCTCGCCATCACCGCACTCATCACCGTGCTGCTGAGCAACCGGCAGCTGCGCACATTGTCACTCAAAGATCCCCCACCTGAGTAG
- a CDS encoding SLATT domain-containing protein: protein MEHAAEAGRDWYLLAQVREAFGRVVYSHKTHEKQADICFVRYRWQQGVLIAFTAISTGTFLVSLLGLVGNQVLTSLTTSFIALVVSALSLASKSFKFSEESAAHRDIAARLWDVRESYLSLIADLMSGATSPTDGRRRRDELQEAARAAYSDAPRNTSKAYGRAQDGLKNNEELTFTSHEIDLFLPESLRLNEGEV from the coding sequence ATGGAGCATGCAGCCGAGGCGGGGCGAGACTGGTATCTGCTCGCTCAGGTGCGAGAGGCGTTTGGGCGAGTGGTCTACAGCCACAAGACGCACGAGAAGCAGGCGGACATTTGCTTTGTGCGATACCGGTGGCAGCAGGGAGTGCTGATCGCCTTCACCGCGATCAGCACCGGAACCTTCCTCGTGTCCTTGCTGGGGCTAGTGGGAAACCAAGTGCTAACAAGCCTCACCACCTCGTTCATCGCGCTCGTCGTCAGCGCGCTGAGCCTCGCCTCGAAGAGCTTCAAGTTCAGCGAGGAGTCCGCGGCGCACCGGGACATCGCCGCCCGGCTCTGGGACGTGCGCGAGTCTTACCTGTCCCTGATCGCCGATCTCATGTCCGGGGCGACGTCGCCGACGGATGGACGCAGGCGCCGCGACGAGCTCCAAGAGGCGGCGCGCGCTGCATACTCCGATGCTCCTCGGAATACGTCGAAGGCTTATGGTCGGGCGCAGGATGGACTCAAAAACAACGAGGAGCTCACGTTCACGTCGCACGAGATTGACCTCTTCCTCCCAGAGTCGCTTCGTCTCAACGAAGGCGAGGTCTGA
- a CDS encoding nucleotide-binding domain-containing protein, whose amino-acid sequence MKVDEIFDTLLENLKVGDANDLIAARRDEITKALNKDFRSVVGSTANRLMVGSYGRHTAIKGVSDLDMIHILPASLRSNYSSETGPRRMLNRVRDDLKARYPGTDIKVDQCVVRVTFVSSKFKFEVQPAFENDDGSFEYPDTKSDSWRTTKPREEIAATRECNDRTSKNMRHLARMARAWKDANGVAMGGLLIDTLVHRFFEGTGEYDDKGSLWYDFMVRDFFEFLMDEPDKDYYLALGSNQRVYVKKRFQAKAKKAYNRCLEAIADEGKAAANKKWREVFGTAVPLAASSSARAFKDTEEFIESRYPVDIRESVAIDCKVSQNGWRTASLREMLVNKTLLLPNKELDFSIIDCTVSPPYDVRWKVLNRGDEAERRDNIRGGIIPPNRAGHAHHERTSFRGEHVVECYVIKDGIVVARDVIDVPISANAA is encoded by the coding sequence ATGAAGGTGGACGAGATCTTCGACACGCTGCTCGAGAACCTGAAGGTTGGCGACGCCAATGATCTCATCGCCGCGCGCCGCGATGAGATCACGAAGGCGCTGAACAAGGACTTCCGGTCCGTCGTAGGTTCCACGGCGAACCGCTTGATGGTGGGCTCCTACGGTCGGCACACGGCTATCAAGGGAGTCTCCGACCTCGACATGATCCATATCCTCCCGGCGTCGCTGCGCTCGAACTACAGCAGTGAGACAGGGCCGCGACGCATGCTCAACCGTGTCCGGGATGATCTGAAGGCGCGATACCCCGGCACCGACATAAAGGTCGACCAGTGTGTCGTGCGGGTGACGTTCGTCAGCAGCAAGTTCAAGTTCGAGGTGCAGCCAGCGTTCGAGAACGACGATGGCAGCTTCGAATACCCGGACACGAAGTCCGACAGCTGGAGGACCACAAAGCCGCGCGAGGAGATCGCCGCGACAAGGGAGTGCAACGATCGCACGTCCAAGAACATGCGCCACCTCGCCCGGATGGCCCGGGCGTGGAAGGACGCGAACGGAGTTGCCATGGGCGGTCTGCTCATCGACACGCTGGTACACCGGTTTTTCGAGGGCACCGGTGAGTATGACGACAAGGGGAGTCTCTGGTACGACTTCATGGTCCGAGACTTCTTCGAGTTCCTCATGGACGAGCCGGACAAGGACTACTACCTCGCGCTGGGCAGCAATCAGCGTGTTTATGTGAAGAAGCGGTTCCAGGCCAAGGCGAAGAAGGCGTACAACCGGTGCCTCGAGGCGATCGCTGACGAGGGCAAAGCGGCGGCGAACAAGAAGTGGCGCGAGGTGTTCGGCACCGCGGTGCCTCTCGCGGCGAGTAGCTCGGCCCGCGCTTTCAAAGACACGGAGGAGTTCATCGAGAGCCGGTACCCGGTTGATATTCGCGAGTCGGTCGCAATTGATTGCAAGGTCTCCCAGAACGGCTGGCGAACGGCGTCCCTGCGCGAGATGCTCGTCAACAAAACGCTCTTGCTTCCGAATAAGGAGCTTGACTTCAGCATCATAGATTGCACGGTCTCACCGCCGTACGACGTGAGGTGGAAAGTTCTGAACCGCGGCGATGAGGCTGAGCGCCGCGACAACATCCGTGGCGGCATCATCCCGCCAAACCGTGCCGGTCACGCCCACCACGAGCGGACCAGCTTCCGCGGTGAGCACGTCGTTGAGTGCTACGTGATCAAGGACGGGATCGTCGTAGCGCGGGATGTGATCGACGTGCCGATCAGCGCGAACGCCGCGTAG
- a CDS encoding S1 family peptidase has protein sequence MIRLSAPSGMSVYLRATRQHVETGEWQTLGTGTGFVVFSDSRSYLVTNWHVLTGRDPLTDEQIGSSSAKPSRLEAHVIVESEADQRLGKVRYDLQLYDDQGRARWLVHPTLGRAVDVVAFEFGPSYPARAEDFMPYDATEPEDPAAFTPTSEVSIVGYPFDLDQRIDLPVWTRASIATEPELDFEGKPCFLVDARARSGQSGSPVIAYWTPERTKLTQRGNIQIGSAESWELLGIYSGRITDTSDLGRVWKREAIRAVLEGGTVDDYAFD, from the coding sequence GTGATTCGTCTCTCCGCACCGTCTGGGATGTCCGTGTACCTCCGTGCGACTCGCCAGCACGTCGAAACGGGCGAGTGGCAGACGCTTGGCACGGGGACCGGCTTCGTGGTCTTCAGTGACAGCAGATCGTATCTCGTGACCAACTGGCACGTCTTGACTGGGCGGGACCCGTTGACCGATGAACAGATCGGTAGTTCATCGGCAAAGCCGAGCCGTCTCGAGGCCCATGTGATCGTCGAGTCCGAAGCCGACCAACGACTCGGCAAGGTGCGCTACGACCTGCAACTCTACGACGACCAAGGGCGAGCGCGGTGGCTCGTTCACCCAACACTTGGGCGAGCGGTCGACGTTGTCGCGTTTGAGTTCGGCCCGTCTTACCCGGCTCGCGCCGAGGACTTCATGCCGTACGACGCAACGGAACCCGAGGACCCTGCGGCTTTCACTCCGACCTCGGAAGTGAGCATCGTCGGGTATCCATTCGACCTCGATCAGCGAATCGATCTTCCTGTTTGGACGCGTGCGAGCATCGCGACCGAGCCCGAGTTGGATTTCGAGGGGAAGCCTTGCTTCCTCGTGGATGCGAGGGCTCGCTCGGGTCAGTCAGGCTCGCCCGTGATCGCGTACTGGACGCCGGAGCGGACCAAGCTCACGCAGCGGGGAAACATTCAGATCGGCTCCGCAGAGTCGTGGGAGCTTCTCGGGATCTATTCGGGACGCATCACGGATACCTCGGACCTCGGCCGAGTGTGGAAGCGCGAGGCAATCCGGGCAGTGTTGGAAGGCGGCACTGTGGACGACTACGCATTTGACTGA
- a CDS encoding TIGR02391 family protein — protein MDIEWAISKLKRYLNLCRAVKAAVPPGEYWSDRASPINDDAELMLSTVQRVLFQVDPANTNPLLPPNYSDSDTELRVRRALGALQDIEETNEHLAPEAPEFVADRLHPRVWGAAAVIWDTGEYRIAVGQAALALAMHLKARSKSKLSDRKLVQDVFSLDPPKPGGVRLQFPGERDDESWRSRQSGLHLLAQGTFAGIRNIAAHEDEPWPEQVALEFLAVLSVVARWSDETEAVEA, from the coding sequence GTGGACATCGAGTGGGCGATTTCGAAACTGAAACGGTATTTGAACCTCTGTCGGGCTGTGAAAGCAGCGGTGCCACCGGGCGAGTACTGGAGTGATCGGGCGAGCCCGATCAACGACGACGCAGAACTCATGCTCTCTACAGTTCAGCGGGTCCTGTTCCAGGTTGACCCTGCAAATACCAATCCGCTCTTGCCCCCAAACTACAGCGACAGCGACACGGAGCTTCGCGTTCGGAGGGCGCTCGGCGCATTACAAGATATTGAGGAGACGAACGAGCACCTCGCACCGGAGGCGCCCGAGTTTGTAGCGGATCGCCTGCATCCGAGGGTTTGGGGTGCGGCGGCCGTCATCTGGGACACGGGTGAGTATCGAATCGCCGTCGGCCAGGCTGCCCTGGCCCTCGCAATGCACCTCAAGGCGAGATCCAAGTCGAAGCTGTCCGACCGCAAGCTCGTGCAGGACGTCTTCAGCCTCGACCCGCCGAAGCCCGGAGGGGTCCGGCTTCAGTTTCCCGGCGAGCGCGACGACGAATCCTGGCGATCGCGTCAGTCCGGCTTGCACCTGCTTGCGCAGGGCACATTCGCGGGGATCCGCAACATTGCCGCCCATGAGGATGAGCCCTGGCCTGAGCAGGTCGCGCTGGAGTTCCTCGCAGTGCTCTCGGTGGTCGCTCGTTGGAGCGACGAGACGGAAGCGGTCGAAGCGTAG
- a CDS encoding GNAT family N-acetyltransferase, with product MSEAQWSSSDEAFEYGSGLLTDGTVALRALRPADLSELVTWWNSPEWASLQQRIIKPRPDTPIEEMFQTWSTNKPLGDTGFSIVSHHSGDLLGHLTLYGASLPARSASFAIMVGPEHVGHGIGPKATLLALSYGFRELGLNRVELHAWAFNTRAIRAYEKAGFVVEGRRREAVFHDGRFHDELIMSVLARDYFAE from the coding sequence GTGAGTGAAGCGCAATGGTCCTCGAGCGACGAAGCATTCGAGTACGGCAGCGGCCTCTTGACCGACGGCACAGTCGCCTTACGTGCCCTGCGACCAGCGGATCTGAGCGAGTTGGTCACGTGGTGGAACAGCCCTGAGTGGGCCAGCCTCCAGCAGCGAATCATCAAGCCGAGGCCCGACACACCGATCGAGGAGATGTTCCAGACCTGGAGCACCAACAAGCCACTGGGCGACACCGGCTTCAGCATCGTCAGCCATCACTCGGGTGATCTGCTCGGCCATCTCACGCTCTACGGCGCATCGCTGCCCGCACGCTCTGCGTCGTTCGCGATCATGGTTGGTCCCGAACACGTGGGACACGGCATCGGACCGAAAGCAACCCTTCTCGCACTGTCATACGGCTTTCGCGAGCTCGGGTTGAATCGCGTCGAGCTGCACGCCTGGGCGTTCAACACACGTGCTATCCGCGCCTACGAGAAGGCAGGGTTCGTCGTCGAGGGGCGCCGTCGTGAGGCCGTCTTTCACGACGGTCGGTTCCACGACGAGCTGATCATGAGCGTGCTCGCTCGCGACTACTTCGCGGAGTGA
- a CDS encoding inositol monophosphatase family protein, giving the protein MTSPTDLTRLATDIAREAGELARRRRGEGVRIAATKSALADIVTAADREVEALIRGRLAQERPRDGFFGEESGAEQGSSGITWVVDPIDGTVNYAYGIPSYAVSIAAVEGEPDPTRWRALAAVVFAPALGELFQASAGEGAWLGTGPDAQLLAVRAHAPEAGGLIATGFGYDPATHAGDLARLTRVMPLARDIRRIGSAALDLSYVAAGRLDGYFERGLHPWDHAAGALIVEEAGGRVGGLPGGRPGNDLTIAAGPDLFVALEAAIAARD; this is encoded by the coding sequence ATGACCTCGCCCACTGATCTGACCCGACTGGCCACCGACATCGCCCGCGAAGCGGGCGAACTCGCGCGGCGACGCCGTGGCGAGGGCGTGCGCATAGCGGCGACGAAGTCGGCTCTCGCCGACATCGTGACGGCGGCCGACCGCGAGGTCGAAGCACTCATCCGCGGTCGGTTGGCGCAGGAGAGACCACGGGACGGGTTCTTCGGAGAAGAATCCGGCGCTGAGCAGGGCTCGTCGGGCATCACCTGGGTCGTCGATCCCATCGACGGCACCGTCAACTACGCCTACGGCATCCCTTCTTATGCGGTGAGCATCGCCGCGGTCGAGGGCGAACCAGACCCCACGCGGTGGCGCGCCCTGGCCGCGGTCGTGTTCGCTCCCGCGCTGGGCGAGCTTTTCCAGGCGAGCGCGGGGGAGGGCGCGTGGCTGGGCACGGGCCCCGACGCCCAGCTGCTGGCAGTGCGCGCGCATGCGCCCGAGGCGGGCGGACTCATCGCGACGGGCTTCGGCTACGACCCGGCCACGCATGCCGGTGACCTGGCGCGTCTGACGCGGGTGATGCCCCTGGCCCGCGACATCCGACGCATCGGATCTGCCGCACTCGACCTCAGCTATGTCGCTGCCGGACGCCTCGACGGTTACTTCGAACGCGGCCTGCACCCCTGGGATCACGCGGCCGGCGCCCTCATCGTCGAGGAGGCCGGGGGTCGCGTCGGCGGTCTTCCCGGAGGTCGTCCGGGCAACGACCTGACGATCGCGGCCGGCCCGGACCTCTTCGTCGCGCTGGAGGCGGCCATCGCCGCACGTGACTGA
- a CDS encoding M23 family metallopeptidase has protein sequence MNTQPTPVIPQAGPEVLSVLSTASLSLPTASVPVQTASVPVVERPAPERKTQPECKAELKAQPERKAQPERETQPERKTQSQSESVAPPEPVVEVESPAAASTARKSVDEFAEAARLFAFTGETPVQSADDELTAEPVLTQDDADEAVAAEGEKKHSAPRRAHSTRSSLKRMAAASASFGVIVAVGLLAVSTTMPAEAVAAVDTQLTGVAPLQQAGDVSASASDEIQAYVAPGDTQPVADDLDRTANYSTATLVEMAGTTGIQNVSSSVYTNNPLCDVQWPFAIGVPISFGFGPRPGEFHEGVDFTPGNGAHVQAIADGTVRIAQEGYQGYGVAVIIDHVIDGQHVASLYGHMQYGSLQVHAGEKVKVGQYIGRTGNTGFSFGAHTHVEIRQNGVTPIDPLPWLRSHNKC, from the coding sequence ATGAACACGCAGCCCACTCCCGTCATCCCGCAAGCGGGGCCCGAGGTGCTCAGCGTGCTGTCGACGGCTTCCCTCTCCTTGCCCACCGCTTCGGTTCCGGTGCAGACAGCGTCAGTGCCGGTCGTCGAGCGTCCCGCGCCCGAGCGCAAGACCCAGCCCGAATGCAAGGCCGAGCTCAAGGCCCAGCCGGAGCGCAAGGCCCAGCCCGAGCGCGAGACCCAGCCCGAGCGCAAGACCCAGTCTCAGTCCGAGTCGGTCGCTCCGCCCGAGCCCGTCGTCGAGGTCGAATCACCCGCCGCGGCATCCACCGCCCGAAAGTCGGTCGATGAGTTCGCCGAGGCCGCACGCCTGTTCGCCTTCACGGGCGAGACCCCGGTGCAAAGCGCCGACGACGAGCTCACCGCCGAGCCGGTCCTCACACAGGACGATGCCGATGAGGCCGTCGCAGCCGAGGGTGAGAAGAAGCACAGCGCACCCCGCCGTGCGCATTCCACTCGCTCGTCGCTCAAGCGCATGGCCGCGGCATCCGCGTCGTTCGGAGTCATCGTCGCCGTAGGCCTGCTCGCGGTGAGCACCACGATGCCGGCCGAGGCTGTCGCCGCCGTCGACACTCAGCTCACCGGCGTGGCTCCGCTGCAGCAGGCGGGCGATGTCTCGGCCTCAGCCAGCGACGAGATCCAGGCTTATGTGGCGCCCGGCGACACCCAGCCCGTCGCCGACGACCTTGACCGCACCGCCAACTACAGCACCGCGACGCTCGTCGAGATGGCCGGGACCACCGGCATCCAGAACGTATCGAGCTCTGTCTACACGAACAACCCACTGTGCGATGTGCAGTGGCCGTTCGCGATCGGCGTGCCGATCTCGTTCGGGTTCGGCCCGCGCCCCGGAGAGTTCCACGAGGGCGTCGACTTCACGCCCGGAAACGGTGCGCATGTGCAGGCGATCGCCGACGGAACCGTGCGCATCGCCCAGGAGGGCTACCAGGGCTACGGCGTCGCCGTCATCATCGATCACGTGATCGACGGGCAGCACGTCGCCAGCCTGTACGGGCACATGCAGTACGGCTCGTTGCAGGTGCACGCGGGCGAGAAGGTCAAGGTCGGCCAGTACATCGGCCGCACCGGCAACACCGGCTTCTCGTTCGGCGCGCACACGCACGTCGAGATCCGTCAGAACGGCGTCACGCCGATCGATCCGCTGCCCTGGTTGCGCTCGCACAACAAGTGCTGA
- a CDS encoding TetR/AcrR family transcriptional regulator, with protein MAGRPVNQQRRDELLDAVVAYTVDHGLAALTWRPLAGALGVTPTTLVHRFGSKERMIQAVQRRLRERILDETAASDDGDADPSAMARRIWRRVSDPSREAEFRLFFAVYGQALQTPDVFGDFLDHVIADPLEAFASPAEGERGATLVIAMLRGLLLDLLTTGDRERVEAAAEAYFASQADAPPIEAAKKSGVAQPPRERPHR; from the coding sequence ATGGCCGGCAGACCCGTGAATCAGCAACGGCGCGATGAGCTTCTCGACGCTGTCGTCGCCTACACGGTCGACCACGGCCTCGCAGCCCTGACCTGGCGGCCGCTGGCGGGGGCCCTCGGTGTCACGCCGACCACCCTCGTGCACCGCTTCGGCAGCAAGGAACGGATGATCCAGGCGGTGCAGCGGCGGCTGCGCGAACGCATTCTCGACGAGACGGCGGCTTCAGACGACGGCGACGCGGATCCGTCGGCCATGGCGCGGCGGATATGGCGGCGCGTCTCTGATCCCAGCCGCGAGGCCGAGTTCCGCCTCTTCTTCGCCGTATACGGGCAGGCTCTGCAGACGCCTGATGTCTTCGGGGACTTTCTCGACCACGTCATCGCCGACCCGCTTGAGGCGTTCGCCTCGCCGGCAGAAGGTGAACGCGGCGCGACGCTTGTGATCGCGATGCTGCGCGGATTGCTCCTCGACCTTCTCACCACCGGCGACCGCGAGCGCGTCGAGGCCGCGGCAGAGGCGTACTTCGCGTCTCAGGCCGACGCGCCACCGATCGAGGCTGCGAAGAAGAGTGGGGTCGCTCAGCCCCCTCGCGAGCGACCCCACAGGTGA
- a CDS encoding SDR family oxidoreductase: MHIFITGASGWVGSALVPELIAHGHTVAALARTDRSAARARSLGADVVPGTLDDHDLVGDATASADAVIHLAFKHDVAFAGDYAGAAHDDRAVIDVFTERLAGTGKALVVASGILGVLGLTPGVIATEADGRFSHEQPGPVSGGSDRAATARHVLTLAERGIRSSVVRLPPATHGRGDNGFTATAVNAAKKAGVSVYVGEGANRWPAVHRDDAAELFRRAVESAPAGAVVHAVAEQGVQIRQVAETIASRLDVPAISVDQSDVGRYLGFLGGFWSADGPASAEVTRELFGWAPSRPSWLDDLRSGAYDPV, encoded by the coding sequence ATGCACATCTTCATCACAGGGGCGTCGGGATGGGTGGGCTCAGCTCTCGTCCCTGAACTCATCGCCCACGGTCACACCGTCGCGGCACTGGCCCGCACCGATCGCTCGGCCGCACGGGCACGCTCGCTCGGAGCGGATGTCGTGCCCGGCACGCTCGACGATCACGACCTCGTGGGCGATGCGACCGCATCGGCCGATGCGGTCATCCACTTGGCCTTCAAACATGATGTCGCTTTCGCCGGGGACTATGCCGGGGCCGCGCACGATGACCGCGCCGTCATCGATGTGTTCACCGAACGCCTGGCCGGAACCGGAAAGGCCCTTGTGGTCGCGTCGGGCATTCTCGGTGTGCTGGGTCTTACCCCCGGCGTCATCGCGACCGAGGCGGACGGGCGCTTCTCACACGAGCAGCCCGGACCGGTCAGCGGCGGCAGCGACCGTGCCGCCACCGCCCGGCACGTGCTCACGCTGGCCGAGCGCGGCATCCGCTCGAGCGTCGTCCGCCTGCCCCCAGCCACGCATGGGCGGGGCGACAACGGGTTCACCGCGACCGCCGTCAACGCGGCGAAGAAGGCCGGTGTCTCGGTGTATGTCGGGGAGGGAGCCAACCGGTGGCCGGCCGTGCACCGCGACGACGCCGCGGAGCTGTTCCGCCGTGCCGTCGAATCGGCGCCGGCCGGCGCGGTCGTGCATGCGGTCGCCGAACAGGGCGTGCAGATCCGGCAGGTCGCCGAGACGATAGCCTCGCGACTCGATGTGCCGGCGATCTCGGTCGATCAGTCCGATGTCGGCCGATACCTCGGATTCCTCGGTGGATTCTGGTCGGCCGACGGCCCGGCATCCGCCGAAGTCACCCGTGAGCTGTTCGGCTGGGCGCCGTCACGGCCGAGCTGGCTCGACGACCTTCGCAGCGGCGCGTACGACCCGGTGTGA
- a CDS encoding Asp23/Gls24 family envelope stress response protein, which yields MMANADSRVQAGAATQAGTRPSAAPGENSGALGGKTTIEDAVVTKIAGIAAREVSGVYALGGGAARMVGAIREALNTTDLGQGISVDVGEEQVAVDVTIVAEYPVSLQKVADDVRQAIYRAMEDLVGMEVTEVNVTVNDVHIPSDDDDEQPEARVR from the coding sequence ATGATGGCGAACGCAGACAGCCGGGTGCAGGCAGGCGCAGCGACACAGGCGGGAACGCGGCCGAGTGCTGCACCCGGCGAGAACAGCGGGGCCCTGGGCGGCAAGACGACCATCGAAGACGCCGTGGTCACGAAGATCGCGGGCATCGCCGCCCGCGAAGTGAGCGGCGTCTACGCGCTCGGCGGCGGTGCTGCTCGCATGGTCGGGGCGATCCGCGAAGCGCTGAACACGACCGATCTCGGCCAGGGCATCAGTGTCGACGTCGGCGAAGAGCAGGTCGCCGTCGACGTGACGATCGTCGCCGAGTACCCGGTGTCGTTGCAGAAAGTCGCGGACGATGTGCGTCAGGCGATCTACCGCGCCATGGAAGATCTCGTCGGCATGGAGGTCACCGAAGTGAACGTGACGGTCAACGACGTGCACATTCCCTCGGACGACGACGATGAGCAGCCCGAGGCGCGAGTCCGATGA
- a CDS encoding DUF2273 domain-containing protein translates to MTTASVGAAAGAVLAIAWVVLGFWAFVLVAVAMLVGAGIGRIVDGRLDVRAVADAFRGRRSSS, encoded by the coding sequence ATGACGACCGCCTCGGTCGGTGCGGCGGCGGGGGCGGTACTGGCCATCGCCTGGGTCGTGCTCGGGTTCTGGGCGTTCGTGCTGGTCGCGGTCGCCATGCTCGTCGGCGCCGGAATCGGCCGCATCGTCGATGGCCGACTGGATGTGCGGGCCGTGGCCGATGCGTTCCGCGGACGGCGCTCGTCGTCATGA
- a CDS encoding GlsB/YeaQ/YmgE family stress response membrane protein produces the protein MGFFSFLLLGLIAGAIAKLIIPGKQPGGWFVTLILGVIGAMLGGWLGGLIFHVDLQSFFSLSTWLLAIGGPLIVLLIYGLIVGRRASE, from the coding sequence ATGGGGTTCTTCAGCTTTCTTCTGCTCGGTCTGATCGCGGGGGCGATCGCCAAGCTCATCATTCCGGGCAAACAGCCCGGCGGTTGGTTCGTCACTCTCATCCTCGGCGTCATCGGTGCGATGCTCGGCGGATGGCTGGGCGGGCTCATCTTCCACGTCGATCTGCAGTCGTTCTTCAGCCTCTCGACGTGGCTGTTGGCGATCGGCGGGCCGCTGATAGTGCTGCTGATCTACGGGCTCATCGTCGGGCGCCGCGCCAGCGAATGA
- a CDS encoding RNA polymerase sigma factor: MTGDRFPSALERADDFIVAGRAADGDMAAFGVLVRRYTPMMRAYSRRILNASADVDDVVQEAFVTAWQRLPELDDPAKVKSWLMRIVSRKAVDRIRASRPQSDIDDLDHPAPAHASPARIAETHAGVEALRLVLQELPDEQRQCWVLREIAGYPYDEIAEQLELPLSTVRGLLARARKYIIIRMEEWR; this comes from the coding sequence ATGACCGGTGACCGATTTCCGAGCGCTCTCGAGCGCGCGGATGACTTCATCGTCGCCGGCCGCGCCGCCGACGGCGACATGGCCGCGTTCGGGGTGCTGGTGCGCAGGTACACACCCATGATGCGGGCGTACAGTCGCCGCATCCTGAATGCCTCCGCCGACGTGGATGATGTCGTGCAAGAGGCATTCGTGACGGCATGGCAGCGGCTGCCTGAACTGGATGACCCGGCCAAGGTCAAGAGCTGGCTGATGCGCATCGTGAGCCGTAAGGCCGTCGACCGCATCCGTGCCTCACGCCCGCAGAGCGACATCGATGATCTGGATCATCCGGCGCCCGCGCACGCCTCTCCCGCACGCATCGCCGAGACGCATGCTGGAGTCGAGGCGTTGCGTCTCGTGCTGCAGGAGTTGCCCGACGAGCAGCGGCAGTGCTGGGTGCTGCGCGAGATCGCCGGATACCCGTACGACGAGATCGCCGAGCAGCTCGAGCTTCCGCTCTCGACGGTGCGCGGCCTGCTGGCTCGGGCGAGAAAGTACATCATCATCCGGATGGAGGAGTGGCGATGA